The following proteins are encoded in a genomic region of Haloarcula marina:
- a CDS encoding magnesium transporter, with protein MADVASSAWSVRGIVRRMFPVLVVLTAIELGSGLVLDTFESTLLRYPSLLVLVPVTIGMAGNLGSILAARFSTAFHLGLLSFDPTDDRLAGNALATVALALTVFPLVGAGAWAVQSVVGGARLPLGLVVAIALTSGVVLAALAVGVTTVTTYAAYRFELDPDDVVIPVVTNVCDVLGVLVLFGVVRVFVGA; from the coding sequence GTGGCTGACGTGGCGTCCTCGGCGTGGTCCGTCCGGGGTATCGTCCGCCGGATGTTCCCCGTGCTGGTGGTGCTGACGGCCATCGAACTCGGGAGTGGTCTCGTCCTCGATACGTTCGAGTCGACGCTGCTTCGCTACCCCTCGCTCCTCGTCCTCGTCCCGGTCACCATCGGGATGGCGGGCAACCTCGGGAGCATCCTCGCCGCGCGGTTCTCGACGGCGTTTCACCTCGGCCTGCTATCCTTCGACCCGACCGACGACAGATTGGCGGGCAACGCCCTCGCCACCGTCGCACTCGCGCTGACGGTGTTCCCGCTGGTCGGGGCCGGGGCGTGGGCGGTCCAGTCGGTGGTCGGCGGCGCGCGCCTCCCGCTGGGTCTGGTCGTCGCCATCGCGCTGACCAGCGGCGTCGTCTTGGCGGCGCTCGCCGTCGGGGTCACGACGGTGACGACGTACGCGGCCTACCGGTTCGAACTGGACCCGGACGACGTGGTTATCCCCGTCGTCACCAACGTCTGTGACGTGCTGGGGGTCCTCGTCCTCTTCGGCGTGGTGCGCGTGTTCGTCGGGGCATAG
- a CDS encoding magnesium transporter codes for MTVREVAVEAYRESLPVLTLSAVGGLFAGVVLGGMDAELEQVAGLLVLVPALLATRGNVYGSLGARLGSALHQGLVEPRFSLADHRVNAAVVAALTNGVLVSGVAAVLAVALLLALGRPSASLWTLVGIALIAGFVSGVLLTIAVVSVVFVGYRRGLNPDTLAGPVVTTTGDVVGVATLLAATRIVLALGGG; via the coding sequence ATGACCGTCCGCGAGGTGGCCGTCGAGGCTTACCGGGAGTCGCTGCCGGTGCTGACGCTCAGCGCGGTCGGCGGCCTCTTCGCTGGCGTCGTCCTCGGGGGGATGGACGCGGAACTCGAACAGGTCGCGGGACTGCTCGTGTTGGTCCCGGCGCTGTTGGCGACCCGCGGCAACGTCTACGGGTCGCTCGGCGCGCGCCTCGGGTCGGCGCTCCATCAGGGGTTGGTCGAACCCCGGTTCTCGCTCGCCGACCACCGCGTGAACGCGGCGGTGGTGGCGGCGCTCACGAACGGGGTCCTCGTCAGCGGCGTGGCGGCGGTGCTGGCCGTCGCGCTCTTGTTGGCGCTCGGTCGGCCGTCGGCGTCGCTGTGGACGCTCGTCGGTATCGCGCTGATCGCCGGGTTCGTCTCGGGCGTCCTCCTCACTATCGCCGTCGTCTCGGTGGTGTTCGTCGGCTACCGGCGCGGCCTCAACCCGGACACGCTCGCCGGGCCGGTTGTGACGACGACGGGCGACGTGGTGGGCGTGGCGACGCTGCTGGCGGCGACGCGCATCGTCCTCGCGCTGGGAGGTGGCTGA
- the surE gene encoding 5'/3'-nucleotidase SurE: MDEPRVLLTNDDGIDAPGLASLYEELTAVADVTVVAPAENQSGVGRTRSHRTTREEHPWGYALHGTPADCAAYGLRGLDAEFDLVVSGCNHGPNAGNYVVGRSGTVGACVEAGFLGVPGVAVSAYHCEDFFVSPADSYDFDRPARVATEVVVRALSGGVFETADFLNVNVPVDVADPEMRLTEPHHDYDLQVEHDTQTAVDEQANNGTEGDIALRDVVWPDTVGWENPFASDVPLGDRYPVGTDRRALVDGEVSVSPLTAPAVGVQSSALETLVTGFNESGAARKRAE; the protein is encoded by the coding sequence ATGGACGAGCCACGGGTCCTCCTGACGAACGACGACGGTATCGACGCCCCCGGTCTCGCGAGCCTCTACGAGGAACTCACCGCAGTCGCCGACGTGACGGTCGTCGCGCCCGCCGAGAACCAGAGCGGCGTCGGCCGGACCCGAAGCCACCGCACCACCCGCGAAGAGCACCCGTGGGGGTACGCCCTCCACGGCACGCCCGCCGACTGCGCCGCCTACGGCCTGCGCGGCCTCGACGCGGAGTTCGACCTCGTGGTCTCGGGGTGCAACCACGGCCCGAACGCCGGGAACTACGTCGTCGGACGCTCGGGGACCGTCGGGGCCTGCGTCGAGGCGGGCTTTCTGGGCGTCCCCGGCGTCGCCGTCTCCGCCTATCACTGCGAGGACTTCTTCGTCTCGCCCGCCGACTCCTACGACTTCGACCGCCCCGCCCGGGTCGCAACGGAAGTCGTCGTCCGCGCCCTTTCGGGCGGCGTCTTCGAGACGGCGGACTTCCTCAACGTCAACGTCCCCGTCGACGTGGCCGACCCCGAGATGCGCCTGACCGAACCGCACCACGACTACGACTTACAGGTCGAACACGACACCCAGACGGCTGTCGACGAACAGGCCAACAACGGGACTGAGGGCGACATCGCCCTCCGGGACGTGGTGTGGCCCGACACCGTCGGGTGGGAGAACCCCTTCGCCAGTGACGTTCCCTTAGGCGACCGCTACCCCGTCGGAACCGACCGCCGCGCACTGGTCGACGGCGAGGTCAGCGTCTCGCCGCTGACCGCCCCCGCCGTCGGCGTCCAGTCGAGCGCACTCGA